From Pseudonocardia autotrophica, one genomic window encodes:
- a CDS encoding cytochrome ubiquinol oxidase subunit I — protein sequence MDALDLARWQFGITTIYHFLFVPLTIGLSVIVASLQTAWYRTGRTEYLRATKFFGKLFLINFAMGVVTGIVQEFQFGMNWSAYSTFVGDVFGAPLAMEALIAFFLESTFIGLWIFGWDRLRKGVHLACIWAAAIGSNLSAYFILAANAWMRNPVGYEVDEATGRARLTDIGAVLTNPQAWSTYLHVIAASFVIAGLFVAAVSAWKLMRERWPGARDDAPHPQEHELFRTSLRAGFLVAAIAGALVVASGDHQAKLAATYEPMKLAAAEALWENERSAGFSLFAVGDIQGSRNHINIQVPGVLSFLATGSPWGEVQGIEPVQAQYEQLYGPGDYRPNIAVLYWSFRLMMGLGLAGVAVSVAGLWLTRGGRLPDRRWMYRVVVAALPAALAGNIFGWILTEMGRQPWTVHGELLTAASVSPGVSLGQVAFSLAAFTLLYGALAVVEAGLLLRYVKAGPGAVLPYGPDPEPQERREPAFSY from the coding sequence ATGGACGCGCTCGACCTGGCACGCTGGCAGTTCGGGATCACCACGATCTACCACTTCCTGTTCGTGCCGCTCACCATCGGGCTGTCGGTGATCGTCGCGTCGCTGCAGACCGCCTGGTACCGCACCGGCCGGACCGAGTACCTGCGGGCCACCAAGTTCTTCGGGAAGCTGTTCCTGATCAACTTCGCGATGGGCGTGGTCACCGGGATCGTCCAGGAGTTCCAGTTCGGGATGAACTGGAGCGCCTACTCCACCTTCGTCGGCGACGTCTTCGGCGCACCGCTGGCGATGGAGGCGCTGATCGCGTTCTTCCTGGAGTCCACCTTCATCGGTCTGTGGATCTTCGGCTGGGACCGGCTCCGCAAGGGCGTCCACCTGGCCTGCATCTGGGCCGCCGCGATCGGCTCGAACCTGTCCGCCTACTTCATCCTCGCCGCGAACGCGTGGATGCGGAACCCGGTCGGCTACGAGGTCGACGAGGCCACCGGCCGGGCCCGGCTCACCGACATCGGCGCGGTGCTGACCAACCCGCAGGCCTGGTCGACCTACCTGCACGTGATCGCCGCGTCGTTCGTGATCGCCGGGCTGTTCGTCGCCGCGGTCAGTGCCTGGAAGCTGATGCGCGAACGGTGGCCCGGTGCGCGCGACGACGCACCGCACCCGCAGGAGCACGAGCTGTTCCGCACCAGCCTGCGCGCCGGGTTCCTGGTCGCCGCGATCGCCGGTGCGCTGGTGGTGGCCTCCGGCGATCACCAGGCCAAGCTGGCCGCCACCTACGAGCCGATGAAGCTCGCCGCGGCCGAGGCGCTCTGGGAGAACGAGCGGTCCGCCGGGTTCTCGCTGTTCGCCGTCGGTGACATCCAGGGCAGCCGCAACCACATCAACATCCAGGTTCCCGGCGTGCTCAGCTTCCTGGCCACCGGCAGCCCCTGGGGCGAGGTGCAGGGCATCGAACCCGTCCAGGCGCAGTACGAGCAGCTCTACGGCCCCGGCGACTACCGGCCCAACATCGCCGTCCTCTACTGGTCGTTCCGGCTGATGATGGGGCTGGGTCTGGCCGGCGTCGCGGTCTCGGTGGCCGGGCTCTGGCTGACCCGCGGGGGCAGGCTGCCGGACCGGCGCTGGATGTACCGGGTGGTGGTCGCCGCGCTGCCCGCGGCGCTGGCCGGGAACATCTTCGGCTGGATCCTCACCGAGATGGGCCGCCAGCCCTGGACGGTGCACGGCGAGCTGCTGACCGCGGCGAGCGTCTCCCCCGGCGTGAGCCTGGGCCAGGTCGCGTTCTCGCTGGCCGCGTTCACCCTGCTCTACGGCGCACTCGCGGTGGTCGAGGCCGGGCTGCTGCTGCGGTACGTGAAGGCCGGACCGGGCGCCGTCCTGCCCTACGGGCCCGATCCCGAACCACAGGAACGCCGCGAGCCCGCGTTCAGCTACTGA
- the cydB gene encoding cytochrome d ubiquinol oxidase subunit II: MDLPTVWFLAVAVLWTGYLVLEGFDFGVGMLLRAFGRTEDDREVAIGAIGPVWDGNEVWLIAAVGAMFAAFPAWYAATFSGFYLPVLFVLLALIVRGVGLEYRAKRDDAAWRARWDVLIGVGSLVPSFVWGMVLANLVRGLPTRVTEPGSGANTVVTASLGDLFNGYAVLGGVLTTALFLLHGAVFLALKTDGPVRYRARSFAVRAVLPVLLLTVAFLTATLALRDPSWTTPVAWAAGVALAVAGIALLLGREGWAFTATAATIGGLSVVLFGQLFPGLLVSSTDPAHTLTVANAASAPYTLTVMSWVAVVFLPLVLGYQSWSYWVFRKRLGGERIEPAGTDGPDERAVPAPR, encoded by the coding sequence ATGGACCTGCCCACCGTCTGGTTCCTGGCGGTCGCCGTGCTGTGGACCGGCTACCTCGTCCTGGAGGGATTCGACTTCGGGGTCGGGATGCTGCTGCGGGCGTTCGGCCGCACGGAGGACGACCGGGAGGTCGCCATCGGCGCGATCGGCCCGGTCTGGGACGGCAACGAGGTCTGGCTGATCGCGGCCGTCGGCGCCATGTTCGCGGCGTTCCCGGCCTGGTACGCGGCCACCTTCTCCGGCTTCTACCTGCCGGTGCTGTTCGTGCTGCTGGCGCTGATCGTGCGCGGGGTCGGGTTGGAGTACCGGGCCAAGCGCGACGACGCCGCCTGGCGGGCCCGCTGGGACGTGCTGATCGGCGTCGGCTCGCTGGTCCCGTCGTTCGTCTGGGGCATGGTGCTGGCGAACCTGGTCCGCGGTCTCCCGACCCGGGTGACCGAACCGGGCAGCGGCGCGAACACCGTCGTCACGGCCTCGCTCGGCGACCTGTTCAACGGCTACGCGGTGCTCGGCGGGGTGCTCACCACGGCGCTGTTCCTGCTGCACGGCGCGGTCTTCCTGGCGCTCAAGACCGACGGCCCGGTCCGGTACCGGGCCCGCAGTTTCGCCGTCCGTGCGGTGCTGCCGGTGCTGCTGCTGACCGTCGCGTTCCTGACCGCCACGCTCGCCCTGCGCGACCCGTCCTGGACCACCCCGGTGGCCTGGGCGGCCGGGGTGGCACTCGCGGTCGCCGGGATCGCCCTGCTGCTGGGCCGCGAGGGCTGGGCGTTCACCGCCACCGCGGCCACCATCGGCGGGCTGTCGGTGGTGCTGTTCGGGCAGCTGTTCCCCGGGCTGCTGGTGTCGAGCACCGACCCGGCGCACACCCTGACCGTGGCGAACGCGGCGTCCGCCCCCTACACGCTGACCGTGATGAGTTGGGTGGCCGTGGTGTTCCTGCCGCTCGTGCTGGGCTACCAGAGCTGGAGCTATTGGGTCTTCCGCAAGCGGCTGGGGGGCGAACGGATCGAACCGGCCGGGACCGACGGCCCTGACGAGCGCGCGGTCCCGGCGCCACGATGA
- the cydD gene encoding thiol reductant ABC exporter subunit CydD, with translation MTPAAPAAPPAAAGPPVDPRLLRSASAVRVHLLVAAGCGVAATALILAQAWLVSRVIAGATPQWGLDGGFLGTGAGLDTLFPLVVAVAGVAVARALLSYGAEAAALRSAARAKSQLRMQLVRRLAATGPDPARSTGTTVTLATRGLDALDDYFARYLPQLVLAVLVPVTVLIVVADADWISAIVVGVTLPLIPIFMALVGMHTRARTERQWRMLSRLGGHFLDVVQGLPTLALFRRAGIVAEKVRDTTDEHRQATMGTLRVAFLSAFVLELLATLAVALVAVEVGLRLLYGDLDYATALFVLVLAPEAYLPLREVGARFHASMEGVAAARQVFDELDRPATGATGGTAAAPPAAPAGRGVAVADLRVRYPGADADALSGLTLTVRPGESVLLRGPSGAGKSTLLGVLLGFVAPAAGTVRIDGSAPGDGPELAELDLDAWRRTVAWVPQQPHLFAGSVADNVRLGEPDAPDAAVHAAARRAGLDAVVARLPQGWDTPLGEGGARLSSGERQRVALARAFLRDAPLVLLDEPTAHLDPDSADAVRAAAAELLRGRTAIVVAHDAGWTEHTDRTVRLEPPARQTAQETAHETAQQAAQRAEQQAEQTTPQATQRTEQQAEQQSEQTAPRAAQTAQTVQTVHRTAEAAPAQEAHR, from the coding sequence GTGACCCCGGCCGCCCCAGCCGCCCCACCGGCCGCCGCCGGACCACCGGTCGATCCCCGGCTGCTCCGCTCGGCGAGCGCGGTGCGCGTGCACCTGCTCGTCGCCGCCGGCTGCGGCGTCGCCGCGACCGCGCTGATCCTGGCCCAGGCCTGGCTGGTGTCCCGGGTGATCGCCGGCGCGACCCCGCAGTGGGGGCTCGACGGCGGGTTCCTCGGCACCGGCGCGGGCCTGGACACGCTGTTCCCGCTGGTGGTCGCCGTCGCCGGGGTCGCGGTGGCCAGGGCGTTGCTGTCCTACGGCGCGGAGGCCGCGGCGCTGCGCAGCGCAGCACGGGCGAAGTCACAGCTGCGGATGCAGCTGGTGCGCAGGCTGGCCGCGACCGGGCCGGACCCGGCCCGGTCCACCGGCACCACGGTCACGCTGGCCACCCGCGGGCTGGACGCGCTCGACGACTACTTCGCCCGCTACCTGCCGCAGCTGGTGCTGGCGGTGCTGGTGCCGGTGACGGTGCTGATCGTCGTCGCCGACGCGGACTGGATCTCGGCGATCGTCGTCGGCGTCACGCTGCCGCTGATCCCGATCTTCATGGCGCTGGTCGGGATGCACACCAGGGCCCGCACCGAGCGGCAGTGGCGGATGCTGTCCCGGCTCGGCGGGCACTTCCTCGACGTCGTGCAGGGCCTGCCGACGCTGGCCCTGTTCCGCCGGGCCGGGATCGTCGCCGAGAAGGTCCGGGACACCACCGACGAGCACCGGCAGGCGACGATGGGCACGCTGCGGGTGGCGTTCCTGTCGGCGTTCGTGCTGGAGCTGCTCGCGACGCTGGCGGTGGCGCTGGTCGCGGTGGAGGTCGGCCTGCGGCTGCTCTACGGCGACCTGGACTACGCCACCGCGCTGTTCGTACTGGTACTGGCGCCGGAGGCGTACCTCCCGCTGCGCGAGGTCGGCGCCCGGTTCCACGCCAGCATGGAGGGCGTCGCCGCGGCCCGTCAGGTGTTCGACGAGCTGGACCGCCCGGCCACCGGCGCCACCGGGGGCACCGCTGCGGCACCGCCCGCGGCCCCGGCAGGTCGCGGCGTGGCCGTGGCCGACCTGCGGGTGCGCTACCCGGGTGCGGACGCCGACGCGCTGTCCGGTCTGACCCTCACGGTGCGGCCCGGTGAGTCGGTGCTGCTGCGCGGGCCGTCCGGCGCCGGGAAGTCGACCCTGCTGGGTGTGCTGCTCGGATTCGTCGCCCCGGCAGCGGGCACCGTGCGGATCGACGGATCCGCACCCGGCGACGGGCCGGAACTCGCCGAGCTGGACCTGGACGCCTGGCGGCGGACGGTCGCCTGGGTGCCGCAGCAGCCGCACCTGTTCGCCGGGTCGGTCGCCGACAACGTCCGGCTCGGTGAGCCGGACGCGCCGGACGCCGCCGTGCACGCCGCGGCCCGCCGGGCCGGGCTGGACGCCGTCGTCGCTCGGCTACCGCAGGGCTGGGACACCCCGCTCGGTGAGGGCGGGGCGCGGCTGTCGTCGGGTGAGCGGCAGCGGGTCGCGCTGGCCAGGGCGTTCCTGCGGGACGCCCCGCTGGTGCTGCTCGACGAACCCACCGCGCACCTCGATCCGGACTCGGCCGACGCGGTCCGCGCCGCGGCCGCCGAGCTGCTGCGCGGGCGCACCGCGATCGTCGTCGCCCACGACGCGGGCTGGACCGAGCACACCGACCGGACGGTGCGGCTCGAGCCGCCGGCCCGGCAGACAGCACAGGAGACAGCACACGAGACAGCACAGCAGGCAGCACAGCGAGCCGAGCAGCAGGCCGAGCAGACAACGCCGCAGGCAACGCAGCGGACCGAGCAGCAGGCCGAGCAGCAGAGCGAGCAAACAGCACCGCGGGCAGCGCAGACAGCGCAGACAGTGCAGACAGTGCACCGGACAGCCGAGGCCGCGCCCGCCCAGGAGGCCCACCGATGA
- the cydC gene encoding thiol reductant ABC exporter subunit CydC: MTHPGPGAPAPPPPSTRTAPSAEPAHTTPHSPWALARTVLRPRTRGIVGGALLGALATACGAGLLSLAAWLLATAAQHPSVTALSIAVVLTRALGVGRGVARYAERLVGHDAALRALADLRNRVYARLAAAEPVRRFRSGDLVSRLVNDTDSVQDLVVRGVLPPVAATVAGSGAVLLATALLVPGGALLAAGLLLAGVAVPAIAAALSRGPAARAARARARLATGLVDLLDGAQDLLAHGATGRVVAEVERADAELTRAARRDAGLLGLSAGAGALVAGLTLAGMLLLGVAAVDAGTLGAVPMAVLVLTALAAFEIVAPLPAAAAKLAAVRAGLARLVPVLRAEPSVRHREPGAAPLPARGDLRIRGLTVTHPGAAEPVLDALDLDVRHGEHVALVGASGSGKSTLAAVLFRFLDPVAGSITLAGHELGTRPPDEVRAVVSGVPADPHVFDSTVRENLRLAAPASTDAELIEVLRRVGLSGSGSGLTPDDEVGAHGARLSGGMRRRLALARALLVDPAVLVLDEPTAHLDPDTRDAVLDDLLAAAAGRSVLLITHDPAILHRFDAVYTLRDGRLHARTGAALGAAEPRQYPAANV; the protein is encoded by the coding sequence ATGACCCACCCCGGCCCCGGCGCCCCCGCTCCCCCGCCGCCGAGCACCCGCACGGCACCATCCGCCGAGCCTGCCCACACCACACCGCACAGCCCGTGGGCGCTCGCCCGCACCGTGCTGCGCCCACGGACCCGCGGCATCGTGGGCGGCGCGCTGCTCGGCGCGCTCGCCACCGCCTGCGGGGCCGGGCTGCTCAGCCTCGCCGCCTGGCTGCTGGCGACCGCCGCGCAGCACCCGTCGGTGACGGCGCTGAGCATCGCCGTCGTGCTCACCCGCGCGCTCGGGGTGGGGCGCGGTGTCGCCCGCTACGCCGAACGCCTGGTCGGGCACGACGCGGCCCTGCGCGCGCTGGCCGACCTGCGCAACCGGGTCTACGCCCGGCTCGCCGCCGCCGAGCCGGTCCGCCGGTTCCGCTCGGGCGATCTGGTGTCCCGGCTGGTCAACGACACCGACTCGGTGCAGGACCTGGTGGTGCGCGGGGTGCTCCCGCCGGTCGCCGCGACCGTCGCCGGCTCCGGCGCGGTGCTGCTGGCGACCGCGCTGCTCGTCCCCGGTGGTGCGCTGCTCGCCGCCGGGCTGCTGCTCGCCGGGGTCGCCGTTCCGGCGATCGCCGCGGCGCTGTCCCGGGGGCCGGCCGCCCGCGCGGCGCGCGCCAGGGCCCGGCTCGCGACCGGTCTGGTCGATCTCCTCGACGGGGCACAGGACCTGCTGGCCCACGGCGCCACCGGACGGGTGGTAGCCGAGGTGGAGCGGGCCGACGCGGAGCTCACCCGCGCCGCCCGCCGGGACGCCGGGCTGCTCGGGCTGAGCGCAGGCGCCGGTGCGCTGGTGGCCGGGCTGACGCTGGCCGGGATGCTGTTGCTCGGGGTCGCCGCGGTCGACGCCGGGACGCTCGGCGCCGTCCCGATGGCCGTGCTCGTGCTGACCGCGCTGGCCGCGTTCGAGATCGTCGCACCGTTGCCGGCGGCGGCCGCCAAGCTGGCCGCGGTCCGGGCGGGCCTCGCCCGGCTGGTCCCGGTGCTGCGTGCGGAGCCGTCGGTGCGGCACCGCGAGCCCGGTGCCGCACCGCTCCCGGCCCGCGGTGACCTGCGGATCCGCGGACTGACCGTGACCCACCCCGGGGCCGCTGAACCGGTGCTGGACGCTCTCGACCTGGACGTCCGGCACGGCGAGCACGTCGCACTGGTCGGCGCGAGCGGCTCGGGCAAGTCGACGCTGGCCGCCGTGCTGTTCCGGTTCCTCGATCCGGTGGCCGGGTCGATCACCCTCGCCGGCCACGAGCTCGGCACCCGTCCGCCGGACGAGGTCCGTGCGGTGGTGTCCGGTGTGCCGGCCGATCCGCACGTGTTCGACTCGACGGTGCGGGAGAACCTGCGCCTGGCGGCCCCGGCGAGCACGGACGCCGAGCTGATCGAGGTCCTGCGCCGGGTCGGGCTGTCCGGATCCGGTTCCGGTCTCACCCCGGACGACGAGGTGGGCGCGCACGGTGCCCGGCTCTCCGGCGGCATGCGCAGGCGGCTGGCGCTGGCCAGGGCGCTGCTCGTCGATCCGGCCGTCCTGGTGCTGGACGAACCGACCGCGCATCTGGACCCGGACACCCGCGACGCCGTCCTGGACGACCTGCTGGCCGCCGCGGCGGGCCGCTCCGTCCTGCTGATCACCCACGATCCGGCGATCCTGCACCGCTTCGATGCCGTGTACACGTTGCGTGACGGGCGGCTGCACGCTCGCACGGGGGCTGCGCTCGGGGCGGCCGAACCGCGCCAATACCCTGCTGCGAACGTCTGA
- a CDS encoding GH39 family glycosyl hydrolase: MRVSRRPSPTSPGRSLPPGPFRRRRIPALAAFVVGLLAVASCTPGDTGTTDTAPSTSLEASARAVDLDEGWTWDRQPGPMELGVTHTQNSLDDTEPAEARQRGVDILSSLGEEYQNHHLMGFGTLNPEPSPGEFEWSSLDRRMELTEETGGKAMLTLCCSPDWMKGGPPGVTSWERIEMSPLPEYFRDYANLAREAVQRYPQVDRVLVWNELKGFYNEEENRWDYEGYTAFYNEVYQAVKSVRPDVQVGGPYVVMSSLPTDSPDASDIRGRWGALDQRPLDVIEYWLENNVGADFMVVDGATTNRGQQDAISPVDVGAEKFSVIDRWIQERTQLPIWWAEFYANVPADSDAGFGTEASAVSTLAVIQAMARSGTQGALLWGPEGSESLDYSSLWSPATEADGGQPTPLTDAWRWLVPKMRAGDVELGRAQGESALAAFRTADGSVLMMNLSADPVPVPGQEAIPGWAIIPMDNSA; encoded by the coding sequence GTGCGAGTGTCCCGCCGTCCGTCCCCGACGTCCCCGGGGCGGTCCCTGCCGCCCGGCCCGTTCCGGAGACGGCGGATCCCCGCCCTCGCCGCCTTCGTCGTCGGGCTGCTCGCCGTGGCGTCCTGCACCCCGGGTGACACCGGGACGACGGACACTGCGCCGTCGACCTCCCTGGAGGCCTCCGCCCGCGCCGTCGACCTGGACGAGGGCTGGACCTGGGACCGTCAGCCCGGACCGATGGAGCTGGGCGTCACGCACACCCAGAACAGCCTGGACGACACCGAGCCCGCCGAGGCCCGGCAGCGCGGCGTCGACATCCTGTCCAGCCTCGGCGAGGAGTACCAGAACCACCACCTGATGGGCTTCGGGACGCTGAACCCCGAGCCGTCGCCGGGTGAGTTCGAGTGGAGCTCGCTGGACCGGCGGATGGAGCTGACCGAGGAGACCGGCGGCAAGGCGATGCTGACGCTGTGCTGCTCGCCGGACTGGATGAAGGGCGGCCCGCCCGGCGTCACGTCCTGGGAGCGGATCGAGATGTCGCCGCTGCCCGAGTACTTCCGCGACTACGCGAACCTCGCCCGCGAGGCCGTGCAGCGCTACCCGCAGGTCGACCGGGTCCTCGTCTGGAACGAGCTCAAGGGCTTCTACAACGAGGAGGAGAACCGCTGGGACTACGAGGGCTACACCGCGTTCTACAACGAGGTGTACCAGGCGGTGAAGTCGGTCCGGCCGGACGTCCAGGTCGGCGGGCCGTACGTGGTGATGAGCAGCCTGCCGACGGACTCGCCGGACGCCTCGGACATCCGCGGCCGATGGGGCGCGCTCGACCAGCGACCGCTGGACGTCATCGAGTACTGGCTGGAGAACAACGTCGGCGCCGACTTCATGGTGGTCGACGGCGCGACCACCAACCGAGGCCAGCAGGACGCGATCTCGCCGGTCGACGTCGGCGCGGAGAAGTTCTCGGTGATCGACCGGTGGATCCAGGAGCGCACCCAGCTGCCGATCTGGTGGGCCGAGTTCTACGCCAACGTCCCGGCGGACTCGGACGCCGGTTTCGGCACCGAGGCCAGCGCGGTGTCCACCCTCGCCGTCATCCAGGCGATGGCCCGCAGCGGCACCCAGGGTGCCCTGCTCTGGGGCCCGGAGGGCAGTGAGTCGCTGGACTACTCGTCGCTGTGGAGCCCGGCCACCGAGGCCGACGGCGGACAGCCGACCCCGCTGACCGACGCCTGGCGCTGGCTGGTCCCGAAGATGCGGGCCGGTGACGTCGAGCTGGGCCGTGCGCAGGGTGAGTCCGCGCTGGCCGCGTTCCGCACGGCGGACGGCTCGGTGCTGATGATGAACCTGAGTGCCGACCCGGTCCCGGTGCCCGGCCAGGAGGCCATCCCGGGCTGGGCGATCATCCCGATGGACAACAGCGCCTGA
- the fabG gene encoding 3-oxoacyl-ACP reductase FabG, translating to MTQQQRTAIVTGGARGIGAATAVRLAADGHRVAVLDLEESAAKATVETIEGAGGTAAAFGADVSDAAAVEAAIGAIVEKLGNPTILVNNAGITKDNLLFKMSEGDWDAVMGVHLKGSFLMTRAVQKYMVEAKWGRVVNLSSTSALGNRGQANYSTAKAGLQGFTKTLAIELGKFGVTANCIAPGFIASEMTKATAERLGVDWEQFKAARAAEIPVQRPGAPEDIANTVSFFVDERSSFVSGQVVYVAGGPKD from the coding sequence ATGACCCAGCAGCAGAGGACCGCGATCGTCACCGGCGGCGCCCGCGGGATCGGGGCGGCCACCGCGGTCCGGCTGGCCGCCGACGGGCACCGGGTCGCGGTGCTGGACCTCGAGGAGTCGGCGGCCAAGGCGACCGTCGAGACGATCGAGGGTGCCGGCGGCACCGCGGCGGCGTTCGGCGCCGACGTGTCCGACGCCGCCGCCGTCGAGGCGGCCATCGGGGCGATCGTCGAGAAGCTCGGCAACCCGACGATCCTGGTCAACAACGCCGGCATCACCAAGGACAACCTGCTGTTCAAGATGTCCGAGGGTGATTGGGACGCGGTGATGGGCGTCCACCTCAAGGGCTCGTTCCTGATGACCCGCGCCGTCCAGAAGTACATGGTCGAGGCGAAGTGGGGCCGGGTGGTCAACCTGTCGTCGACCTCGGCGCTGGGCAACCGTGGCCAGGCGAACTACTCCACCGCGAAGGCCGGCCTGCAGGGCTTCACCAAGACACTCGCGATCGAGCTGGGCAAGTTCGGCGTCACGGCCAACTGCATCGCGCCCGGGTTCATCGCCTCGGAGATGACCAAGGCGACCGCCGAGCGGCTCGGCGTGGACTGGGAGCAGTTCAAGGCGGCCCGCGCCGCCGAGATCCCGGTGCAGCGGCCGGGTGCGCCCGAGGACATCGCCAACACGGTGTCGTTCTTCGTCGACGAGCGGTCGTCGTTCGTCAGCGGGCAGGTCGTCTACGTGGCCGGTGGCCCGAAGGACTGA
- a CDS encoding class I SAM-dependent DNA methyltransferase: MAVERSELPYRLALPEPTETHEQDAEFCVIDTGGGWQEYRFHDYDALYRIPGLYEKLFYDILQCQSPPVVCDLLVEQLRAQQVDPSSLRVLDVGAGNGIVAEELRSRGVGKVVGVDIIPEARDAAERDRPGVYADYHVVDLTALDDEQAESIAAGGFDALTCVAALGFGDIPPAAFRAAFDMVAVDGFVAITLRDDFLSDGDTSGFSGLIGSQLDSGELEQLGSTVYRHRLATSRDPLLYRAVVARKRRPRG, translated from the coding sequence ATGGCCGTCGAGCGTTCCGAACTCCCGTACCGGCTGGCTCTGCCGGAACCCACCGAGACCCACGAGCAGGACGCCGAGTTCTGCGTCATCGACACCGGAGGGGGCTGGCAGGAGTACCGCTTCCACGACTACGACGCGCTCTACCGGATCCCCGGCCTCTACGAGAAGCTGTTCTACGACATCCTTCAGTGCCAGTCGCCGCCGGTGGTGTGCGATCTGCTCGTCGAGCAGCTGCGGGCCCAGCAGGTCGATCCCTCGAGCCTGCGGGTGCTCGACGTCGGCGCCGGCAACGGCATCGTCGCCGAGGAGCTGCGCAGCCGGGGCGTCGGCAAGGTCGTGGGGGTCGACATCATCCCGGAGGCGCGTGACGCCGCCGAGCGGGATCGTCCCGGCGTCTACGCCGACTACCACGTGGTGGACCTCACAGCGCTCGACGACGAGCAGGCCGAGTCCATCGCCGCCGGCGGGTTCGATGCCCTGACCTGCGTGGCGGCGCTCGGGTTCGGTGACATCCCGCCCGCCGCCTTCCGGGCGGCGTTCGACATGGTCGCGGTGGACGGTTTCGTCGCGATCACGCTCCGCGACGACTTCCTGTCCGACGGCGACACCTCCGGCTTCTCCGGCCTGATCGGATCGCAGCTCGACTCCGGTGAGCTCGAGCAGCTGGGCTCGACCGTCTACCGGCACCGGCTCGCGACCTCCCGCGATCCGCTGCTCTACCGGGCCGTGGTGGCCCGCAAGCGCCGCCCGCGCGGCTGA
- a CDS encoding iron-siderophore ABC transporter substrate-binding protein — translation MLVLPALLALLAGCSSASDEPADRGGDPGGAFPVSVEHVYGTTEIPERPSRVVALGVTDADPLLALGVTPVGLASYTFYEDTGGLGPWARDLVQGEAPVVLAGEPNLEQIAGLAPDVIIAVSAGIEQPMYDQLSAIAPVVARPAGTIAFGVPRDEHTRIVASALGERERGEELIRQADAAFSDAVAANPQFQGRTAATVLPFDGKYGAFTTADNRGRFMTGLGLVQPPRIDELDTGDSFYVEIAAEQAGLLDGDALVMLADEGAAAQQVAGDAVLAQVPVVAQDRMIVPDADTRGAMTYNSVLSAPFALERLVPELQAALGS, via the coding sequence TTGCTTGTACTCCCAGCCCTGCTGGCACTGCTGGCCGGCTGCTCCTCCGCGTCCGACGAACCCGCCGACCGGGGCGGTGATCCCGGCGGGGCCTTCCCGGTGAGCGTCGAGCACGTCTACGGGACCACCGAGATCCCCGAACGCCCCTCCCGGGTGGTCGCACTCGGCGTGACCGACGCCGATCCGTTGCTCGCGCTCGGCGTGACACCGGTCGGACTGGCCTCCTACACGTTCTACGAGGACACCGGCGGGCTCGGCCCGTGGGCCCGTGACCTGGTGCAGGGCGAGGCACCGGTGGTGCTCGCCGGGGAGCCGAACCTCGAACAGATCGCCGGGCTCGCGCCGGACGTGATCATCGCCGTCAGCGCGGGCATCGAGCAGCCGATGTACGACCAGCTGTCCGCGATCGCGCCGGTGGTGGCCCGGCCGGCCGGGACGATCGCCTTCGGCGTCCCGCGGGACGAGCACACCCGGATCGTGGCGTCCGCGCTCGGCGAGCGGGAGCGCGGCGAGGAGCTGATCCGGCAGGCCGACGCAGCCTTCAGCGATGCCGTCGCCGCGAACCCGCAGTTCCAGGGGCGGACCGCAGCGACCGTGCTGCCCTTCGACGGGAAGTACGGCGCCTTCACCACCGCCGACAACCGGGGCCGGTTCATGACCGGGCTCGGCCTCGTGCAGCCCCCGCGGATCGACGAGCTCGACACCGGGGACAGCTTCTACGTCGAGATCGCCGCGGAGCAGGCCGGGCTGCTCGACGGGGACGCGCTGGTGATGCTGGCCGACGAGGGCGCCGCCGCCCAGCAGGTCGCCGGGGACGCGGTGCTCGCGCAGGTCCCGGTCGTCGCGCAGGACCGGATGATCGTGCCGGACGCCGACACCCGCGGTGCGATGACCTACAACAGCGTGCTGTCCGCGCCGTTCGCGCTGGAGCGGCTGGTGCCCGAGCTGCAGGCTGCGCTCGGCTCCTGA